The Epinephelus lanceolatus isolate andai-2023 chromosome 1, ASM4190304v1, whole genome shotgun sequence genome has a window encoding:
- the vamp3 gene encoding vesicle-associated membrane protein 3 translates to MSAGGPEGSGAASGNRRLQQTQAQVDEVVDIMRVNVDKVLERDQKLSELDDRADALQAGASQFETSAAKLKRKYWWKNCKMWAILIAVIVIIILIIVIWSYS, encoded by the exons AT GTCAGCAGGCGGTCCGGAAGGTTCTGGCGCAGCGTCAGGCAACAGGCGCTTGCAGCAGACCCAGGCCCAGGTGGATGAG gTGGTGGATATTATGCGTGTAAATGTGGACAAGGTGCTGGAACGTGACCAGAAGCTGTCCGAACTGGATGACAGAGCAGACGCACTGCAGGCTGGAGCCTCCCAGTTCGAGACCAGCGCTGCAAAGCTGAAAAGGAAGTACTGGTGGAAGAACTGCAAG ATGTGGGCCATCCTGATAGCTGTCATAGtgatcatcatcctcatcattgTTA TTTGGAGTTACTCCTAA